In Oryza sativa Japonica Group chromosome 1, ASM3414082v1, the genomic stretch CTTTCTTCTAGTCCTTTGTTCTGCAGATGAATGCAGGTTTTCTTTTGACATAGTTCTTCCATAGACCATATATGTTGTACAATGAAGGCTGCCAAACCATGTGGTGGATTTAAACAATCCATATATGCTGTACAATTTATTTTAACAATGCAGTATTTTGTAAACTATCCTAACTTTGTTTCTTAATATGCATGGTAgcattatttttaatttgagTATCATTACAATGTATTGGATGCCTTACAGATGTATCATCTAATCTGCATTTAGGTGGTACAACCATCTTAACCCTGGCATAAACAAGGAGGCATGGACACAAGAAGAGGAAATTACCCTCATACATGCTCATCGAATGTATGGAAATAAATGGGCCGAGCTGACAAAATTTTTACCAGGAAGGTAATGTTTCTTCCTTACCTAAGAGCTGCTTGAAATTAATCTATGTTCTTTTCCATGAAATGATGCATGCAAAATTTTTGTTTTACGGCCATTTTGACACATCTATTCAAGTTTAGCATTCTTGCCTTCTCTAGCTGTTTatgacctactccctccgtcccataaaaaaacctagtaccggatgtgacatatcctaatacaaTGAATATGAACATacatttgtccagattcattgtactagaatgtgtcacatccagtcctagattcactttttttgggacggagggagtaatgcaCAATGATCTAGTACTTTTGTGCAATTAATTCttcttgttaatttttttaaaaaaacctctTTTAGACTATTGAAGTcattgaatttttaaaattctGTTTCCCCTATCAGGACGGACaattcaattaaaaatcactgGAACAGTTCAGTAAAGAAGAAAGTCAATTCATACATGTCATCAGGTTTACTTACCCAAGTTTCGTGTCTCCCTCTAAATGAATATTCTGCAAATTGTAATTCCTCACCAGCGATGACCCAACAAAACAGTGAAGATAGTGGTTGTTTTGCTGTCCGAGAGGTTGAAAATTCATCAGGGTGTAGTCAATCATCACTTGCCAAGGTTTCTTGCTCCCAAGTGCATGATACTACTGTGCCATTGGGCTGTGATTTGCAAGTAAACGCGAATTTTGACAAGAATGAAGCACATGATTCTCAATCTTCCATGGGTCCCCAAGCATGCTATACTTCTGCGGAGGCTGTTGCATCTGCTTTGCCTGCTGTGCATTGCCATGTTTCTTCCTCTAACTTGGATCCAGATCAACACTTGCAAGAGGACTTTGCTCAAGGACTGAATTTGGACATGACTATAGATGAAATGCCAACTGTTCCTAGTTTTGCAGACAACCAGACTGTTTGTAGTATAGAAAATCATGAAAGATCTCTGGAGCCATATGATGTAGCAATGGAGGTGCCTCTCTCTATGTTATCAAGTGATTCTGGAGCTGAGCAAAAACTACATTTCATGTCTGAGGCTGACTTCAACAGTCCTAACTGTCTGAAATCTGAACTCTGGCAGGATATTTCCTTACAGGGCCTTCTTTCTGGACCTGATGCAGTTGAAGCTGATTCAATTTCAAGATCAAATCACCAATCGGATGTATATTCCTCTGAAGCAGATACCCATTTTTTAGCACCACCCTACATGCCACAGACATCAAATTCTTCAAGTGTGATGGGGCTTGCTGATGACCAGAGTCCACAGATGTCAGTACCTCCATCTCTTATTTGTTCAAATGCTATGACTGATGATGCACCTTTCGATAATAGACCAGGGCGGAAGGAAATGCCACTTTCTCAGGCAGAAGTGGTTACCCAATCTTCCAGTTCTTCTGGTGATGCTGAAATGTTTGCTAACCCTGGTTGTAGCAATGACAGACATGTTCCTTCTTCAACGATGGAAAGCATACCTGAATGTGGGGACCAACAGGTTACTAATGCGGAAGAACCTGAAGCCAGTCTAGAGAAAGAACCATCGCTTACACAGAGTGTGACTGCACCAGATGAACAGGACAAGGGAGCCCTCTTCTACGAACCTCCTCGTTTTCCAAGCCTGGATGTTCCATTTGTCAGTTGCGATCTTGTAACCTCTGGTGATCTCCAAGAGTTTAGTCCCCTTGGCATTCGGCAGTTAATGCATTCAACCATGAATGTCTGCACGCCAATGAGATTGTGGGGCTCCCCTACTCATGATGAAAGCACGGGCGTTTTGCTGAAGAGTGCTGCCAAAAGCTTCATATGCACGCCATCAATACTGAAGAAACGTCACAGAGATCTCTTGTCTCCTATTCCAGATAAAAGAATCGAGAAGAAATATGGGACTGAAAAGGATCGTGGGGTATCAGACACATCCTCCACCGGCATTCAAACAAGTTGTATCAATGCCACTAAAGATGATGCACTTATAACTACAGTTTTGCGTATTGAGCGATCTGCTTCTTCTAAATCTCTGGAAAAGAAACTTGTTTTCTCTGATGAAAACAAGGAAAATTTGGGCTACACAACTGAACAGACAAAAGATGGACAGAGTGCTGGAAATGACGAACACATGGACGAGCAGACAACAGGGGAACGCAGTTCTGCAACAAATGTAGCTACTAATGATGACCTGTCAGGCAATTTAGTAAGTACTTCCAGTTTCTGATGATATTTAGCTTGTCAGTAGTACCTTATTTCTTTGAGGAGGTGGACCAAGTTAATGCCCTGAATGACTGAGTGTAGCAAGTGCTTTTTAACCATGTTAGTAGTATGAAATATGGGGGCTGGGCAGACCCGGGCAAAATAGCAAATGAGTTTTGCTGATGATCTTGTTCTTATCTATATTGTTGTTTGATGCAGCAACCTGCAGGTATTCTTATTGAACACAGCGGCGATGATCCCATTTCCCCAGATTATGGCAAAAATACCATGAATCAGAAGCTGAACACAAATGTGAAATCTTTATCAGTCTGTAAGGAGGGAGTGTGTGCTAAATCAAAGCCCACTGAACTCATCGTGGAGAAATCTTCACCATGTATAAATGTGGATTATGAATATGTGAACATGTAAGACTTCACACCACTCACATGTTCCTTTGTTGTTTTCCATCAGATTCTTTTGTTTGGTTATCTTCTCAGATTATGTGAAAatcaaagttttttttggaAACTGATCTCTAGTGAATGATGAGTTCCTCCTTTTCTTGATATTAGCAAGCATCAATGCATTGAACCCATACTCCTGCATGCTTCTGAATAGTTGTGAAGCAGTGGCGTAGCTAGGATTTAAAGTAGGTGGTCCATCTATATGTACTAGGTCAATTAAAAGGGTGGTCCACTatacaatttttattatattaaccAGTACATATACTATAGTTTTAATCTTGATCAAATTTGTAGGTGGACCACAGTgccacctagctagctacgccACTGTTGTGAAGTCTGCTAAACCTAAACTTAAACTGGGTCTTGCAGGGTTTTCATGTTGAACTTAGTTCAGTGGTGTGGCATATTTCACTTTCCTGATATCTACTTAGATACTTAAACCAGTACAAGATTTATGAAGTTGATGCTCATCCTTGTCTATGCAATCAGAATATCCCTTCAAGAGCTTCCATCTTTAGACAGaaactgaaaaatatttttgtatcaAATGAATTATCATAAGCCTTTTAGCCACCATCTTACTGTAATTGGCACGTTATTTCATCTGAAATGTGGGTTTAATTCCCTAATGCATTTAGGATGATACATTTAGGATAATACATCAGGGAATTAAACCCACTACTGAAGTCTGAAGAGATTGTTTTATGATCCTTGTTCCTTCAGTTAATTTGTCGTTCTGAAATTCTAAACTGTTGCTCTTGTTAGATTGGCTGATACCCCAGGTATCAAAAGAGGACTAGAATCTCCTTCAGCATGGAAGTCCCCTTGGTTCGTCGATATGCATTTTCAGGTACATTTacctctttttttaattttatttctcatgTTCATATTGTGTCATATAGAAATCCAGTGTTTGGAAAAAGCATGGACTACTGGGTTAAGTTAAGTGGATGGAAATATATTGGACTACTGGGTTGTGCCTGATAATAGTTTTTCATTAATCCTTCATGCTGTCACGCATTTGGTACTTTGTTTACTGTTATTTTCTTTGGTTAACTTCTGTCCATACGTTCCTCCCAGGGTTCATACTTCACCAGCCCAGCTGATAGTTACGACGCACTAGGATTGATGAAGCAGATAAATGTGCAGACTGCTGCTGCTTTGGTGGAAGCCCGTGAGGTACTGGCAAGCGGCGGCCAATGTGACAACATAAGCTCTGATAAGGAAAACACGGGGAATCCAGATGCCAAGAAGGAACCAGGGACAACCAAATTGCAAACAAAAATCATGGTACGCGGCAGTGAACTGCCTTTGCGTTAATATTCTTAGCTTGTAGCTCTTGCAAAATCTTGGTTTGTGAGTGCCAAAATGGTAGCAATTTGTTGAAAAatagaaaaggaaataaaaggatagcagttgttttttttttctgtaattGGTCACTTTTGAGCATAAATTAACATCCTCAGTAATGTCATTGTTTGGTTGTATTATCACTATTGATCGTAATTTTTATCCATATTTTTCAGGCAGAGGGTAGAGTCCTGGATTTCGAGTGTACCACACCTGAAAGATCATCAGACAAAAATGCTGGCAGCAATCTGGGAAGATATCTGAGCTCACCTATTCCTTCGTCCCATCTTCTGAAAAGTTTTAGATAGCTTGATATACCATGTGAGGAATACACCTCAGACTTGCTGTAACAATCATTATGCGAACGATCTTGTTCATTACCGTAAAAAAAGATGCTTCTTGTGACTTGCTCTCGACCTTACAATTTCAGCCCAGAAGCTACATTATTCCGCTCTATGATCACACTTCTGGTAGTACTAGAATATCTGATAATGGTATAAGTTTACCTGGCTATTAGAAATTCTTCAAGTTTATGCCTGTTATACTCAAATCCTACACCTAGATTTTCATTTTCAGCTATAAAATGTTGAAGCTAAACCATAGCTTCCAAAAGGCAACAGGATCCATGGGCTGTTCAAACtgttatatttaattttaattcATTCCTGTTTAATGTGTCACATATTCATAATCCGCATTTATGCATGGTGAAGGTGAAGATTTCTCCAGGCTTTTCACCAGAAAAGTCGGGTAGATAAGCAGTAGTTGAAATTTCGAGTCCACCGTTTGCGAAAAGCCAGGTCGATAATTATGCTTTTGTGGAGTGTAATAGCTAGATTTCAGCATGGTATGGTGCTAAACTTCAAGTCTTCAACTTTGGAGGTTTGGACTGTGCCATAGCTGAAAGCATGTAGCCAGCCAGTCATGGTCCCAGTAAAATGTGGTGCCATGGCCTGAATGTAGGGCTGAaaactttccggattccggACCTATTTTCAAAAACGGAATCTGTTAGTCGGaattttttcgaaatttttCAGAAACAGAAAcgaattcggaaatattttctcagaaacggaatcgaaaatgataaagggcagtttccgtcggaactcggaatcggtcggaaactttctggaaattttcttggaattcggattttttttcagaatttctaGAAATTTTGTAACTTAAATACtctaggtttatttttttaagcacttaatagtgaataccatggtgttttcctgttattttttttttaaaaaatattttttatgcaaatataaaattacataagaatatttttttcctgcatTCAGATTTATCAACTGCGTTACTCTCTaaaacatagataatttattacatagattgtgttttgtgatgtattgTTAATACTTAACAATTGGACTTATATGATTGTGTTTCATGATGAATCGTTgaccgttgagacttgagaattgaatttatcagtttgagggtttttttatccgataaattttcgttaccgtatttgtgccggttcgttttcgctccattttcggtttcgataatattcgattccgttttcgtatccggagttaccgatttcgattccgaaaaaaaaatatgaaaacgaaaacgataaagatggtttccgtaccgttttcacccctacctgAATGTGGATGTGAGCAAGGTTCTTTGACGTTAATTTTGGGGTTCGTATGCTGGAACAGATCTGTGCAGAGCATCTTCAAGACAGACAACATTGTAACGCAGCCAGCTGCAGCGACCTTATGCTTCCTTTGGAATTTGAAGGATGTTTGGATGATTTTTATAAGAATTGAACTAATCCCCCGTGCTCCAAAGATGCCTTAGCGTTTTTTTCCCCTTATCGGGTCACGTTAAAAAAACAGAAGTAATGTCGCAAAATATTTTCTTACCATTTACCCAATTTCACGAGCAATTGGATCACAAGGACTATATCGAACAGCTAGAAGAGATAATAGCTCAACTACTGTATAGAATCATCACAGAAAACGCCATGATGGCACAGTAGTGAGAATTCAAACTTCAGACTCTGAAGTTCCTACAATTTTCAAAAAGAATTTACCGGTTCATCTCTGAAGTCAAAAAGGAGTACAAAAGGCACATATATTAATAAGTACACAATAACTATCATGAGTGCCTCTTGCAACAGCTAAACTAAGTGGGGATGTACCCCGCTCCTCCATGATTCCTACCAGGCTCAGTCAAACTGTACTTTCTCCAGTTCACCAATCATTTCCTCAAACTGCAGGATAATAGTAAAGATTTGAAGGTATAGCAACATACACATTATTTTCAGAAGAAATAGTGAAATGCAAATGGTAGTAGTGGTTCACAGCAAGGTTATGCCAAGCGGTGGTATGGATACCTTTAAAATCTGTCTCAAAAAGTAATCACCATGGCGCTTGATTGGTTTGGACTCCATGACATGAATAACATCCTGCATGGTTGCACATAGATTATTGGCAGTTAATTATAGTGTCAAACTAGATGCATAATGGCATATGCCAATAGTGCCTTAACTACAGCTACCTCTGAGTAAGCAAAAGGATTAGAGGATCACACATAAAAGCCAAACCCAAATATTCAAGAACTAAATATCAACTTGAAATTGGAGAATTTGCAACGTTAAAGAAGTTTTACAGCTATGCAGTTCTATTTACTAGCTGGAAGGTATCAAGACAGCTGAAAAGAGGAATTGTATATCAACACAAGAAATGGTTACAAAAATATTCTGGGCCTCAGAGAAGGGTATTATTATGGCACATTACCTCCTTAATGTAGAAATCAAAGTCTGCGCTGGAAACAATCTTTCCATTATTGTCAACTGCATGCATTTTGTGCTTGTACGTCATCAGGATAGACCTGTACAAATATTGACTTAAGTTCTTCATGGCCCTTTGAAATATTACCAAGAAAAGTTAATTATCATACAGACCTAAGCGTTGCCTCATCCACTTCCATATATTGCGCAAGTTTGGCAATAGTTATTGTTGAATACAATTTTAGATAGCTTCTGATCCCTGAAAGCAACTGTTGTTGCTTCACTTCATAAAGGAACAACTTCAATTGAAGGCGGTATGCATCCTGTTACAAAATAGTAAAACAATAAACAAAATGTAGTAAACAAGAAAGTCAAATCCTATAGAATTAGACATCCACAATAATCAGAAACACACCATTTTGTGTAATCAACAAACGTGTAAATTTAGCCTACATTCTATCATTTCCATGTGACAAGATAACATGCCTATTTCTTATGACCCCTTTAGGAGCTTTAAATGGAATTTAAACCACCGGAATGTTTTACTGCAGGAGAATTTACTTTGTTTAACAGGGAAGAACAATTTCACCCTAAAATTGAATGTGCAATAGTCTGAAACAAGGAAAAGTAACTAAAGGGCTATTTgattttattaatttgtttttgggAAAGAGTAAATTAGCTGTCAGAACTTTGGCAAACACAATAAAGTCCATGAAGAGAAGGCAAAAGGGCTCAAGGAGTGACAACATCCAGTAGCTGCAGTCGTGAACCAAACACCAGGAGACAAATTTCTAGATTGACTGCAGTAACAACTAGATAGGACGTATCTATGAATCAGAAAAATACATTATTATTTAACACCAAAAGCATTACCTGGTTATAATTTGTAAGTGGCTGATCCAGGGCTGGAGGTGATGGAGTAATAAACTTGGGGCATGCGTATGAAAACAGTTCATCATACGCAGCATAGGTTTCCTCATCAAACCTCTGCATCTTTGTCATTTTGTCATTATACTTTTCTTTCAGCTGGGTGCTAACATTCTCATCAATGAGGTTGTGCTGCGGGCATAAGGAAAGGCAAACTGCCAAGAAGGCATACATCTGTTCATTTTTCTTCAAGATCTGGTCATACTGCGGGGACTTCTGATGGTACTGCTTATATTTCAGAATGTACAGCAAGATTTTGTTGAATTCACGTATGGCTTCAGCATATCTACCAGAAGAATATAGCATTAGCTAAAACAACCATCTTGGGCAATTTCAAGAAagtgaattaaaaaataaattcataaaatGGGGTTTTACTGAAAAGAATGCTTATATCCTAGGTGTGGCTGTACAACATGACTCAATCTAATTTTACTGGAAATAATGTTTATATCCTAGGACGCATTTCATGTGATTtaagtacaatttgaacatagAAGAGCAAAAAACTCTGCGTCTAACATGGCACTGTAGATTGAAGTATCCATTGATTCCAAGGCAGTCAATGAACTTTAGTACCTGCGCATCATAAGATTTGCAAAGCCATAGTGGTAGATAGCAGAGATGTGACTCCCAATCACAATGGTGTAGACCCCCTGCTGGTTAAGGTCGATTGGTGCCAAGCACTTGAGGCCAGTGCGGTAATCCCCAAGGAGGCAGTGTATCCTGAGCAGCCCAATCATGCTGTAATAACCGAGCATCTTGAGCACATTGCTGCCACCCTGGTAGTCGTAGCCGTCGGTGGCAGTGAACTGCTCGAGcccttccttctccctctccagaATCTGCGCGATCATGGACTTCTCCACCAGCGCTTGCAGGTAATTGAGAACCCCGTACACATTCCACGCCTGCAGCAATTCAGCAAACCACATTAGATTGTACACCACGGATAAGAACAAATCAGAAAATCATATTAGATTGTACCCCACAGCTAAGAACAATTCAGCAAACCGGATTGCCGATTATATTATGCGCCGCAGATAAGAAAGAAACTGAATTACATATTAGATTAGGCTGCAGCTAAGAAAGAATAGTAGTAATAATGCATAATCAAGAAGCATTGGTGGTGAGCTGGGTGTGTCACCTTGTCGAACTGCTTGAGCTGGTGGAGCTCGTCGTCGGACTTGTTCTTGAGCTTGGCGCGGTACTGGCAGAAGCTCTGGAACTGGTAGACGAACTCGTCGACCATGTCCCAGAGCCACTGGTTGGGGAGCTGCATGTTGACGACGCCGTGGAGGACGACGCTGAAGAGGTCGCAGTAGTTCGCCCACGACTCGGCGCGCTGGCCGGCGGTGAGCggcgcggacgacgacgacgacgaggaggcccgCGCGTAGGCGTGGCGGTACCAGAGCTCCCggtagaggaggaggaagacgtgGTCGCCGTCGCAGTAGGGCGAgacggcctccgccgccggccacggcgCGTCGCGGAAGAGGCGGTCGGAGAGCCGCTGGAACCCGCCCTCGTACATCTGGTGGATCTCGTACACGTTCTTGTCCCTGACGTGCCTGTACATGTGCGCCACGAACGTCTTCACCGAGTCCGGCACGTAGCTCGGGTCGTACACcgccccacctccgccgccgccaccctccgccgccgccgccgccattgctagGGTTTCGCGCTTCCGGCGGCGCGTGCGgagggaggaagacgaagacgccTCCCCGCTCCAGGTTTTCGTTTTTAATGGGCCTCAGTGTTTCGGCCCACGTAGAGTATGGGCCAAAATGGGCCTGGTAGTGGAGGCCCACGTTGAGGGAAAAGTGACAGTTATGATGTGGGGGACAGCTCAGATCCATCCGACAAGCCGCCACCTACCAAACGAACTCGTTaactttcctaaaaaaaataaaaaaaatgatttatttattcatttttattttttttgggagagCTAATTTGGCGGGGAGAAATttccaagaaaagaaaataggagGAAATCGTTAGACAAGGCGGGTGGGGGGGCATCGCATCTGGAGGTGGAGGCCAatccgctcgctcgctcgctcgccggcgacccGAATCCGGCCAGGAGGGGGGGCGGCTGGCCGGAGCTAGGGTGGGTGGGTGGTTGGCCGCAccaccttcctccgcgccgccggagcgtgggcagcggcggcggccggtgggagGAGGGGAAGCATGGCGGGCTCCATGGTGGACCGGGCGACCAGCGACATGCTCATCGGGCCCGACTGGGCCAAGAACATGGAGATCTGCGACATCTGCAACCGCGACCCCGGGTACGTGTGCTCCTCTTGAtcccgtggcggtggcgggctgCCTGATCTTGATCCGCGgcgagcggtggtggtggtggtggtggtgtggttTCTCGTTGGGATGATGGGGCACAGCGGCGCGGGAATTGGATCCTTCTATTCTGAAAATTAGAATGCGATTGGGGGGTGGTGGGTGAATGAATGCTAGTGCTAGATGGGAGGAGGAGATCAGGATTTGCGGTGGCGGTGGATCTGGCTCCGCTCGCATCCTGGTTCGCCATGAGGTCTTTGATTGTGAGGAGGAAGTTTTGGAAATGGCTAGATAGAATTGCTGGGGATTGGTGCTTGCTTTGCCGTTCAATTGGCTTATTTGGTGAGGTGACAAGATGATACGCTGCAGTTAGATCGCAAGAGCGTGGTGGTATTCATGGATTCACTGGCAAATTGCTAGTGGAACCAACCGTAACCGAGGAGAAAATACGAGCTACCATATGGAATAATATTGCTTTCATAAACAATTTTCAGTAACCTGTGAGTTTCATAACTTACGAGGTGTTCCTAGTGACACACATACTagtagagagagaaaaaaaaagaaactgcagataatatagcaacctaggatggttcgtactccctccatcccacaatATAGCAAGGTAGTAGATATTATTGTGAGAAGGTTGAAAAATAGAAATGATGAATGTTTGCTCGCCACTGCAACTTGACTGTTTTCTTCAAACAAATGACAACTAGCCCATTTGACTCGGGATGCAGTTTGTCAGCTGCTGTAAAAATTAGGTTAGCTTACATTAATCCTACTAAGATTAGTTTAGCCCAATTTTTGTGCTTGGCAGCTAACAACATTAATCAAAATTAGTGATTAgatagaggaggaggaggttagCTGGAGAGAAAATAGAACTCAGGGGGTTAGTTAAGTGTCTCCAAGATTATTTGGTTGTTTAAACGGCTACCCCATTTATTAACCTTAAAACCTAACAAGCACAGCTTTAGGATAAACTGTGAAGCATTAATTGCATATTAGAGTACCTTTAATTCCTTATCGTAAGGCAGCTACTTGAGTGCTGCTTCATGATTCACCTGCATGCTTTTAAACTAGTATTTCTGTACTGCTGCTGCAACGTATGATCTTTATTAGTTGAATACTTAGCATACAGCTACTAACGGTAGTCATTAgttgttacaacttacaactaaGTTAGTGGTGGAGGCCACCAAAAGTTTGATGCAGTTGGGCTGTTTAATGTGTCTGCTGGTTTTGATGAGGCAATGATTCTGTTCCTGTCTAGAGGTTTTATAGTTTGCCTTGATTCATGGTCGGTTATTGTGATTGGAAACCAAATGGTTGAGGTTGACTCTGAAGATGAATATTTATTGTATTGTAAATAATTTCTTTCGTTTTGGTTCGTCAATTATTGATGAGCAAACATTTGTCATGTACAGGCAATCAAAAGATGTTGTTAAGGCACTCAAGAAAAGGATTGGGCACAAAAATCCAAAAGTCCAAATTCTTGCGCTGACTGTGAGTTTATCATAACTTTACATCCTTTTTAAGAGTGGTGCTAATGGTACAAGCAATGGGAAGAATCTCTTCTCTGTGTGTTTTAACATCAAGCATATATGTCTATTGCTCAGCTATATTTGTGTGTTTATTTTGTTCACTAAGCACTACTGTTCCAGTCTGTATTAATATTATTGTCCAATATTTCATGAACATGTGTTAATGTAATGATCAGTTGCAACCATGCAACCTGAAGCATCATTAGCACAAAGGAACATCATTTCATAATAAACATGTGTGTATTAATTCCTTGTCCAGTCCACGAAGGTGGGAGGGAGATTTGATGAGGATACAACTTATTTTACTTATGCTTCATTATTATTTTGGAGATGTATCTTGTTTAGGACAACTTGCACAGGATCTAAAATGAATAATATcctgattttttttgggggagcTCTGTTTCAGCTCTTGGAAACTGCAATCAAGAACTGTGGGGATATATTCCACATGCATGTTGCAGAAAGAGATGTGTTGCATGAGATGGTGAAGATAGTGAAGAAAAAGGTTTGATATGCTCCATAGTTTTGATCTCAAGCTGTTTTGTTTTAATGTCCTGAATATGATGGCATATGTTCTTGTCCTATTACAGTCTGATCAGAATGTCAAAGAGAAGGTATTAACTATGATAGATACATGGCAAGAAGCATTCGGGGGACCACGTGCAAGATATCCACAGTACTATGCAGCGTACCATGACTTGGTGGTATGGTTTTGAATCCCAGATTGGTTTATCAAGCTCTGAAGTTTTTTCCCACACTGAATTTTCCATATTCAGAAGTCGTTGCATTGTTTGATCATGTGATTAATTGGTTACTGATCTATCTATATTTGTTAGAATTAAGGGGGAATTCACCTTGCTGTTTGACATAGCTATCCTCCTATTTCACTATTGCAGCGTGCTGGAGCTGCATTTCCAAAGAGATCTGATCGACCTGCACCATTGTTTAATGGCCAGTCTCCAGCAGGCAGAAATATGCGTAGTCCTGATCAGCAGGATGAAGCTGAATCGTCTGCTGGAAATGATTTTCCTGCTTTGAGGTGTGCTTTCATACTTTTCATTTTCTGATTTGATAATATCTTTTCCTATATGTTCTCTTTACTGGTTTGAGATTATCACATGAACATGTGGAAAACTATAACTATTAGAAGATCACTATTCACTAGTCGGTACCTCCTGCTGATCTGTTTAGCAAAGTTGTGTGTAAAGTGCTATGACAATACTAGCGTAGTACCTAACTACCTGTGAATTTCAATGGATCTCAAATAAATATACTATAAATTCTAAACTTAAAACAAATAAATACGCCCTAAAAGAATTGCATACAGAATTCACATCACATCAATTGACACCTTATACGCACATGTGCTGTGCAGAGGATGTAATCCTTTATAGAAGATATTACAAATAATTTGAAAATGTTTGTGTAAACCCATCCACAAAAGAATCCTTGAAAGAAGGGGGATAGATGAAGAACTTCATCACAACCACCAAGTCACTAATTCCTTTGgagtaaagttttttttttttccgtctCCAGTGAGAACCTTTGAATAACTCATCTACTTCACCTTGCTTTGCCTGCTGTTTCTCTAACCTTATATTCTTTTTCTGTCATTTGAAG encodes the following:
- the LOC4327192 gene encoding transcription factor MYB3R-1, producing the protein MMTSDNGKAPDKDGEPSGPPSAPQEGEISNEPKRRRPLNGRTTGPTRRSTKGNWTPEEDAILSRAVQTYNGKNWKKIAECFPDRTDVQCLHRWQKVLNPELVKGPWSKEEDEIIVQMVNKLGPKKWSTIAQALPGRIGKQCRERWYNHLNPGINKEAWTQEEEITLIHAHRMYGNKWAELTKFLPGRTDNSIKNHWNSSVKKKVNSYMSSGLLTQVSCLPLNEYSANCNSSPAMTQQNSEDSGCFAVREVENSSGCSQSSLAKVSCSQVHDTTVPLGCDLQVNANFDKNEAHDSQSSMGPQACYTSAEAVASALPAVHCHVSSSNLDPDQHLQEDFAQGLNLDMTIDEMPTVPSFADNQTVCSIENHERSLEPYDVAMEVPLSMLSSDSGAEQKLHFMSEADFNSPNCLKSELWQDISLQGLLSGPDAVEADSISRSNHQSDVYSSEADTHFLAPPYMPQTSNSSSVMGLADDQSPQMSVPPSLICSNAMTDDAPFDNRPGRKEMPLSQAEVVTQSSSSSGDAEMFANPGCSNDRHVPSSTMESIPECGDQQVTNAEEPEASLEKEPSLTQSVTAPDEQDKGALFYEPPRFPSLDVPFVSCDLVTSGDLQEFSPLGIRQLMHSTMNVCTPMRLWGSPTHDESTGVLLKSAAKSFICTPSILKKRHRDLLSPIPDKRIEKKYGTEKDRGVSDTSSTGIQTSCINATKDDALITTVLRIERSASSKSLEKKLVFSDENKENLGYTTEQTKDGQSAGNDEHMDEQTTGERSSATNVATNDDLSGNLQPAGILIEHSGDDPISPDYGKNTMNQKLNTNVKSLSVCKEGVCAKSKPTELIVEKSSPCINVDYEYVNILADTPGIKRGLESPSAWKSPWFVDMHFQGSYFTSPADSYDALGLMKQINVQTAAALVEAREVLASGGQCDNISSDKENTGNPDAKKEPGTTKLQTKIMAEGRVLDFECTTPERSSDKNAGSNLGRYLSSPIPSSHLLKSFR
- the LOC4327193 gene encoding uncharacterized protein, translating into MAAAAAEGGGGGGGAVYDPSYVPDSVKTFVAHMYRHVRDKNVYEIHQMYEGGFQRLSDRLFRDAPWPAAEAVSPYCDGDHVFLLLYRELWYRHAYARASSSSSSSAPLTAGQRAESWANYCDLFSVVLHGVVNMQLPNQWLWDMVDEFVYQFQSFCQYRAKLKNKSDDELHQLKQFDKAWNVYGVLNYLQALVEKSMIAQILEREKEGLEQFTATDGYDYQGGSNVLKMLGYYSMIGLLRIHCLLGDYRTGLKCLAPIDLNQQGVYTIVIGSHISAIYHYGFANLMMRRYAEAIREFNKILLYILKYKQYHQKSPQYDQILKKNEQMYAFLAVCLSLCPQHNLIDENVSTQLKEKYNDKMTKMQRFDEETYAAYDELFSYACPKFITPSPPALDQPLTNYNQDAYRLQLKLFLYEVKQQQLLSGIRSYLKLYSTITIAKLAQYMEVDEATLRSILMTYKHKMHAVDNNGKIVSSADFDFYIKEDVIHVMESKPIKRHGDYFLRQILKFEEMIGELEKVQFD